From the Elusimicrobiota bacterium genome, one window contains:
- a CDS encoding response regulator: MAEVMLVDDDTDLRGMMAAILSQAGYKVVACDSGLEALKKLGIQPDDEDVKLPDLLVLDIMMPRSDGYSVGTAIRGNPRTHGIPILVVSALGEMSRLFADRVQVEGFLAKPFTTAALIGSVAKILDKRRVQG; the protein is encoded by the coding sequence ATGGCTGAGGTAATGCTCGTCGATGACGACACGGATCTCCGCGGGATGATGGCCGCCATCCTGAGCCAGGCCGGCTATAAGGTCGTCGCCTGCGATTCGGGGCTGGAGGCGCTCAAGAAACTGGGCATCCAGCCCGACGACGAAGACGTCAAACTCCCAGACCTCCTGGTCCTGGACATCATGATGCCTCGATCGGACGGCTATTCGGTCGGCACCGCCATCCGCGGCAACCCCCGCACCCACGGCATCCCCATACTGGTGGTCTCGGCCCTGGGGGAGATGAGCCGTCTCTTTGCGGACAGGGTCCAGGTGGAGGGCTTCCTCGCCAAACCCTTCACCACGGCAGCCCTGATCGGCAGCGTGGCGAAGATCCTCGACAAGCGCAGGGTCCAGGGCTGA
- a CDS encoding response regulator transcription factor → MTTGKRNTIRVFLVDDHPLVRDGVRAYLTAHSMTVVGEAGDAKEALRKVKKLAPDVIILDVSLPSIDGGELARRLRRVVPKAKLIAFSIHSSEAYVVKMARCGVHGYVMKDQSAAELLAAIKHVSQGGLHFPAHMADALLAHPRKSSRNRPGRVTLSDREVEVLTLLSEGLSTKDIAAKLGISVRTAETHRDHLSHKLNILSVAGLTKYAIRHGLTSLKGP, encoded by the coding sequence TTGACGACCGGGAAACGAAACACGATCAGGGTCTTCCTGGTAGACGACCATCCACTCGTGCGCGACGGGGTGCGCGCCTACCTGACCGCCCACTCGATGACGGTGGTGGGTGAGGCTGGCGATGCCAAAGAGGCCCTGCGCAAGGTCAAGAAGCTGGCTCCCGATGTCATCATCTTGGATGTGAGCCTGCCTTCCATCGACGGCGGCGAACTGGCCCGCCGCCTGCGCCGGGTCGTGCCCAAGGCCAAGCTCATCGCCTTCAGCATCCATTCCAGCGAGGCCTATGTGGTGAAGATGGCCCGGTGCGGCGTGCATGGCTATGTGATGAAAGACCAATCGGCGGCGGAACTGCTGGCGGCCATCAAGCATGTGTCCCAGGGCGGCCTGCATTTCCCCGCCCACATGGCGGACGCTCTATTGGCACACCCTCGGAAGTCTTCGCGGAACCGGCCGGGCCGCGTCACCCTGTCGGACCGGGAGGTGGAGGTGCTGACCTTGCTCTCCGAAGGGCTCTCCACAAAAGACATCGCGGCCAAGCTCGGCATCAGCGTCCGGACCGCGGAGACGCACCGGGACCATCTATCACATAAGCTGAATATCCTCTCGGTCGCCGGCCTCACCAAGTACGCCATCCGGCACGGATTGACCTCGCTCAAGGGGCCGTAA
- a CDS encoding NAD(P)-dependent oxidoreductase, with the protein MNILISGAAGNLGGFLARHLLSQTGHELRLMVHKKPLAPDLLGPRSRACPCDLADAASAAEACRGVDVVVHFAGVLFSPHPERFLPVTNLEYTKHLVDGALAAGVKKFILVSFPHVEGPTSAGAPCTDRLDGSPVSVHAQTRLAAERYLFEASRGKAMKGVSLRAGMVYGREVLMPAFAKRLAGWGLLGVWRERTPIHVISLWDFNECCRAAVEKEVSGIFPLGDDAPTTLQEFLDGCCDAWGTGRPWRVPVWGVYAAAWGCEAVAGVLGWRTPFTVDFIRIGRVPYCCDTRRMKDELGVRVRYASWREGLETL; encoded by the coding sequence ATGAACATCCTCATCAGCGGCGCGGCGGGCAACCTGGGGGGCTTTTTGGCGCGCCACCTGCTTTCCCAAACGGGCCATGAGCTGCGCCTGATGGTCCACAAGAAACCGCTGGCGCCGGACCTTTTGGGTCCGCGGTCCCGCGCCTGTCCCTGCGACCTGGCTGATGCGGCCTCAGCGGCCGAAGCTTGCAGGGGCGTGGATGTGGTGGTGCATTTCGCCGGGGTCCTGTTCTCCCCCCATCCGGAGCGGTTCTTGCCGGTCACGAATTTGGAGTACACGAAGCATCTGGTGGATGGGGCTTTGGCTGCCGGGGTGAAGAAGTTCATTCTGGTGAGCTTCCCGCATGTGGAGGGTCCGACTTCGGCTGGGGCTCCTTGCACTGACCGGCTGGATGGTTCGCCTGTGAGCGTGCACGCTCAGACTCGGCTTGCGGCGGAGAGGTATTTGTTCGAGGCGTCGCGGGGCAAGGCTATGAAGGGGGTGTCTTTGCGCGCGGGGATGGTGTATGGGCGGGAGGTGTTGATGCCGGCTTTTGCCAAGAGGCTGGCGGGCTGGGGGCTGTTGGGGGTGTGGAGGGAGCGGACTCCTATACATGTGATCTCGCTGTGGGATTTCAATGAGTGCTGCCGGGCGGCTGTGGAGAAAGAGGTTTCGGGGATATTCCCTTTGGGAGACGATGCGCCGACGACTTTGCAAGAGTTCTTGGATGGGTGCTGTGATGCTTGGGGGACGGGGCGGCCGTGGAGGGTGCCGGTTTGGGGTGTTTATGCGGCGGCGTGGGGATGTGAGGCGGTGGCGGGGGTGTTGGGGTGGAGGACGCCGTTTACGGTGGATTTTATACGGATCGGGAGGGTGCCGTATTGCTGTGATACGAGGCGGATGAAGGATGAGTTGGGGGTGAGGGTGAGGTATGCGAGTTGGAGGGAGGGGTTGGAGACGTTGTAG
- a CDS encoding patatin-like phospholipase family protein, with the protein MDEILGLLMEWARQFDAKWRFRDWRAHKAFGNRLHCLGVDGYSPLVLFLLVGILTFQALGPSIGTSFWGLTVWLLVITAVCVGLQRLLQPHVRLHYLHWGLAALVSIGSFALAKAGSTEAGFATYRHIFAPILWILLGALAFAEFYLSPKLFSEYKGLVAPCLQDAELFTVPPANYGTTWATMLFTFVSAPFQRPLFILLPPALMVVLFYDRGLRLTYIVHIGLAFWFLVAMSMMSERLNFMIERLRRVFFVGAQLGISCVIIGLATARLLDIQYVTVVLESQVWQSLMMLILCAYLTSWFYEYWLNHIITERLLAVISAGPLSSPPRVRYPINAEMPRTNVAPEGRWIQVHAGRRLAVTGHKEISDGYVETFETYGRSQFFETLFQRATARNRNLAELQQEVLTVLKRRIRLYFYAMNTVVTLAFLGLFFWLRHQPQAAQLCIQPPAADGELIAGAPPIVLQSSQAERRSRGVDLRALLGGRAHSRRILVAVSGGGTRAALYGASVLHGLQRLGADKDIVAMSGVSGGSAAIAYFASHRDILTKGLDSDWKDYYSAMSLPFIRDVLNGLVEWRIANGVRLGALLNDSFRRRFRAEKDRDTLGKNTDLALMFNTTVAGHLHRDALRQDELPSFGKWAFANQSLTRATSAGTHLVFTNLSSTAAFDSPGITSAAEANLKHVAVNEPNVPLTAAAALSANFPPVFSNAAVDVDGTDRFWVTDGGASDNLGLVPLLLALHNALGSPGRCPGNQGLPDIHIIAADASAARLDYTQDRGIGAASGASEKYATELSSWLLADIRARYRCLSGHDGVYLHFLAMPMVLRSRGGIGTHWALPDEVHFDDSDEGADPGSRSFTASKKEILEAFRDLENPLQDPCAVRDSGPKGLWARLCSDRPHRDAWLGLQKGLARH; encoded by the coding sequence ATGGATGAAATTCTGGGATTGCTCATGGAATGGGCTAGGCAGTTCGATGCCAAATGGCGGTTCCGGGATTGGCGAGCCCACAAGGCATTCGGAAATCGGCTCCATTGCCTAGGCGTTGACGGCTATTCTCCTTTGGTTCTATTCTTGTTGGTGGGGATCCTCACCTTCCAAGCCTTGGGGCCGAGCATAGGCACCTCTTTTTGGGGCCTGACCGTCTGGCTCCTGGTCATCACTGCCGTCTGCGTCGGCCTGCAGCGGCTCCTCCAACCGCACGTGCGCCTTCACTACCTTCATTGGGGGCTGGCGGCCTTGGTTTCAATCGGGTCCTTCGCCTTGGCGAAGGCCGGTTCGACCGAGGCCGGCTTCGCTACGTACCGCCACATCTTCGCTCCCATACTCTGGATACTGCTGGGCGCCCTGGCCTTCGCCGAGTTCTATCTCTCCCCGAAACTCTTCTCTGAATACAAAGGGCTGGTTGCGCCATGCCTCCAAGACGCAGAATTGTTCACCGTGCCGCCGGCGAATTACGGGACGACTTGGGCCACGATGCTCTTCACCTTCGTCTCAGCCCCTTTCCAGCGCCCGCTCTTCATCCTCCTGCCGCCAGCGCTCATGGTCGTTTTGTTTTACGACCGCGGGCTGAGGCTCACTTACATCGTGCACATCGGGCTCGCCTTCTGGTTCCTGGTCGCGATGTCCATGATGAGTGAGCGCCTAAACTTCATGATCGAACGCCTGCGGCGGGTATTCTTCGTGGGAGCCCAACTCGGGATATCCTGCGTGATTATCGGGCTAGCGACGGCAAGGTTGCTCGACATCCAATATGTCACCGTCGTGCTTGAGAGCCAGGTCTGGCAATCGCTCATGATGCTGATCCTTTGCGCGTACCTGACCTCTTGGTTCTATGAATATTGGCTCAACCATATCATTACAGAACGACTCCTGGCCGTGATTTCAGCCGGCCCGCTGTCGAGTCCGCCGAGAGTGCGATATCCCATCAACGCCGAAATGCCGCGCACCAACGTCGCGCCCGAGGGACGCTGGATCCAAGTGCACGCCGGCCGGCGGCTTGCAGTCACTGGGCACAAAGAGATTTCGGATGGTTATGTGGAGACCTTCGAGACCTACGGTCGCTCACAGTTTTTCGAGACTCTGTTCCAGCGCGCGACGGCCAGGAATCGCAACCTCGCTGAGCTGCAGCAAGAGGTTCTCACCGTGCTCAAACGCCGGATCCGGTTGTACTTCTACGCGATGAACACGGTGGTCACGCTCGCTTTCCTCGGCCTTTTCTTCTGGCTGCGGCATCAACCCCAGGCCGCGCAATTGTGCATCCAGCCACCCGCCGCCGATGGCGAACTGATAGCGGGGGCCCCGCCGATCGTGCTGCAAAGCTCGCAAGCAGAGCGCCGAAGCCGAGGCGTGGACCTCCGGGCGCTCCTCGGTGGCCGCGCTCACTCCCGTCGGATACTGGTGGCTGTCTCCGGAGGAGGGACCCGGGCGGCGCTCTACGGCGCCTCGGTCCTCCATGGCCTGCAAAGGCTCGGCGCGGACAAAGACATCGTGGCCATGAGTGGAGTGTCGGGCGGCAGCGCCGCGATTGCGTACTTTGCCTCCCACCGCGACATCCTGACTAAGGGCCTCGACTCCGATTGGAAAGACTACTACTCGGCCATGTCGCTGCCATTTATCCGCGACGTGCTCAATGGCCTTGTCGAATGGAGGATCGCCAACGGGGTCCGCTTGGGCGCGCTCCTCAACGACAGCTTCCGCAGGCGGTTCCGAGCGGAAAAGGATCGGGACACCCTGGGAAAGAACACGGACTTGGCCCTCATGTTCAACACCACGGTGGCAGGGCATCTCCATCGGGACGCCCTAAGGCAAGACGAGCTTCCGAGTTTCGGCAAGTGGGCCTTCGCCAATCAAAGTCTGACTCGCGCCACTTCCGCCGGCACGCATCTGGTCTTCACAAACCTATCTTCGACCGCCGCCTTCGATTCTCCGGGGATTACGAGCGCGGCCGAGGCCAACTTGAAGCACGTGGCTGTCAACGAGCCGAATGTCCCCCTCACAGCGGCCGCGGCTCTCAGCGCGAACTTCCCCCCGGTGTTCTCCAACGCAGCCGTCGATGTCGACGGGACCGACCGGTTTTGGGTGACGGACGGGGGAGCCTCCGACAACCTGGGGCTCGTACCCCTGCTCCTCGCCCTTCACAACGCGCTGGGGTCTCCCGGCCGATGCCCGGGAAATCAGGGGCTCCCCGATATCCATATCATCGCCGCCGACGCGTCGGCGGCCCGGCTGGACTACACCCAGGATCGCGGGATCGGCGCCGCCTCAGGGGCCTCCGAGAAATATGCCACGGAGTTGAGTAGCTGGTTGCTCGCAGACATCCGCGCCCGATACCGCTGTCTTTCGGGACATGACGGAGTCTACCTGCACTTCCTTGCGATGCCTATGGTGCTTCGCTCCCGGGGAGGCATCGGCACTCATTGGGCCCTGCCGGACGAGGTCCATTTCGACGACTCCGACGAGGGCGCTGACCCCGGATCGCGCTCCTTCACGGCATCGAAGAAAGAGATCCTGGAGGCCTTTCGCGACCTTGAGAATCCTCTTCAGGACCCGTGCGCCGTTCGGGATTCGGGGCCGAAGGGGCTCTGGGCGCGGCTCTGCTCCGATCGTCCGCACCGGGATGCCTGGCTGGGGCTACAAAAGGGCCTGGCGCGGCATTGA
- a CDS encoding Eco57I restriction-modification methylase domain-containing protein produces MNLSLHIPKAAYAYGKRSSGETHGVVLTKPHIVELILDLAGYTANRDLTDLRLLEPSCGTGAFLIKAVERLMKSAKRRGVPPERLADCIDAFDIDTEHVAASRLAVETELKRCGTSRQAARKLAEKWVKEADFLLSSDGPYDAVVGNPPYIRIENLAPILQSEYRRRYASLYDRADLYVAFIEHSLNLLRPDGVLSFVCADRWVLNRYGSPLRRMISERFNVRCYIDLHQASPFESEVIAYPSIFSISAGAAAPVQVSRLQTASPHECASLSAVLQGKKNGPVSPTVVHYKSWFSGDEPWVLSPPEHLKALRELEAKFRPIEANAKVHIGVATGNDSVYIVDRSADIEPDRLVPLVMRADIEEGSIKDAGRRVINTFEPSGEVIDLKDYPRLRKHFEAHGIEIRKRHVAQKNPKAWFRTIDRVYPELVKVPKLLIPDIAGSNEIAFDEGRYHPHHNLYFVTSDCWDMEVLGGLLSSKVALLFIWSYAVKMRGSYFRFQAQYLRRIRLPEPSSLAPQLAQAIKTVFRKRDFEALDSLSLRAFGLKSLPPFSFVDTRR; encoded by the coding sequence ATGAACCTGTCCCTCCACATCCCAAAGGCGGCCTACGCCTACGGCAAACGCTCGTCCGGCGAGACCCACGGCGTCGTCCTGACCAAACCCCATATCGTAGAGCTCATCCTCGACCTCGCCGGCTACACGGCCAACCGGGACCTGACGGACTTGCGGCTCCTTGAGCCCTCTTGCGGCACCGGGGCCTTTCTGATCAAAGCCGTGGAAAGGCTCATGAAATCAGCCAAGCGCCGCGGCGTGCCGCCGGAGCGGCTGGCCGATTGCATAGACGCTTTCGATATCGACACAGAGCACGTCGCGGCATCGCGCCTGGCCGTGGAAACTGAGCTCAAACGCTGCGGGACCTCTCGCCAAGCGGCTCGCAAGCTGGCGGAGAAGTGGGTCAAGGAAGCCGATTTCCTGCTGTCTTCCGACGGCCCATATGACGCCGTCGTGGGCAACCCGCCCTACATCCGAATCGAGAACCTCGCGCCCATACTCCAGTCCGAGTATCGCCGCCGCTACGCTTCTCTTTACGACCGCGCCGACCTCTACGTGGCCTTCATCGAGCACAGCCTCAACCTGCTCAGGCCCGACGGCGTCCTATCTTTCGTTTGCGCGGACAGATGGGTCCTCAACCGGTACGGCTCGCCCCTGCGCCGGATGATCTCCGAGCGGTTCAATGTCCGCTGCTATATCGACCTCCATCAGGCGTCTCCCTTCGAGTCCGAAGTAATCGCCTATCCCTCCATCTTCTCCATCAGCGCCGGGGCCGCCGCGCCGGTGCAAGTCTCCCGGCTGCAGACTGCCTCGCCCCATGAGTGCGCTTCCCTTTCCGCGGTCCTGCAGGGCAAGAAGAACGGCCCGGTATCGCCGACTGTCGTCCACTATAAATCCTGGTTCTCTGGCGACGAGCCCTGGGTCCTCAGCCCGCCCGAGCACCTTAAAGCGCTGCGGGAACTGGAAGCCAAGTTCCGGCCCATCGAGGCCAACGCGAAGGTCCACATCGGAGTGGCCACGGGAAACGACAGCGTTTACATCGTGGACCGCTCCGCGGACATCGAGCCCGACCGCCTCGTCCCCCTGGTCATGAGGGCCGATATCGAAGAGGGGAGCATCAAGGACGCAGGCCGCCGCGTGATCAATACCTTTGAGCCGTCCGGGGAGGTCATCGACCTCAAGGATTACCCGCGGCTGCGCAAGCATTTCGAGGCCCATGGAATAGAGATCAGGAAACGGCATGTCGCTCAGAAGAACCCGAAGGCATGGTTCCGGACCATCGACCGGGTCTACCCGGAACTGGTAAAGGTTCCCAAACTGCTTATCCCGGACATCGCGGGATCAAACGAGATCGCCTTTGATGAAGGACGGTATCACCCGCATCACAACCTCTACTTCGTGACCTCTGATTGCTGGGACATGGAGGTGTTGGGGGGGCTTCTCAGCTCCAAGGTGGCGTTGCTCTTCATCTGGTCCTATGCGGTCAAGATGAGAGGGAGCTACTTCCGCTTCCAGGCCCAGTACCTGCGGCGCATCCGGCTGCCGGAGCCTTCTTCGCTGGCGCCTCAGTTGGCGCAGGCCATCAAGACTGTTTTTCGCAAGCGTGACTTCGAAGCGTTGGATAGCCTCTCCTTGCGCGCCTTCGGCTTGAAGAGCCTGCCACCGTTCAGTTTCGTCGATACTCGCAGGTAG
- a CDS encoding PaeR7I family type II restriction endonuclease has product MPVLLKDLEKRVSLAVSHYWKTLASQSRRQRSGDADRGGRTAVTGGKQMDGFSRLVTQILTDNGIPDAHIYRDRKLELPGYFRPTKKWDLVVVSKGNLIAAMEFKSQRGPSFGNNFNNRSEEAIGTAHDLWTAFREGAFDQSPRPWLGWIMLLQDCAGSRSPVRADEPHFPVFPEFKNTSYMKRYELFLRKLVRERLYDAAAFIVSTEKQGKAGQYTEPAKDLHARQFFASLGGHIGTFLAGQTYI; this is encoded by the coding sequence ATGCCGGTCCTCCTCAAAGACCTAGAAAAACGCGTCAGCCTAGCCGTCTCCCACTACTGGAAAACCCTCGCCTCCCAATCCCGCCGCCAACGCTCCGGCGACGCCGACCGCGGCGGCCGCACCGCCGTCACCGGTGGCAAGCAGATGGACGGCTTCAGCCGCCTCGTCACCCAGATCCTCACCGACAACGGCATCCCCGACGCCCACATCTACCGCGACCGCAAACTCGAACTCCCCGGCTACTTCCGCCCCACCAAGAAATGGGACCTCGTCGTCGTGAGCAAGGGGAATCTCATCGCCGCCATGGAGTTCAAATCCCAGAGAGGCCCCTCCTTCGGCAACAACTTCAACAACCGCTCCGAGGAAGCCATCGGCACCGCCCACGACCTCTGGACCGCCTTCCGTGAAGGCGCCTTCGACCAAAGCCCCCGCCCCTGGCTCGGCTGGATCATGCTCCTCCAGGACTGCGCAGGCTCGCGTTCCCCCGTGAGGGCCGATGAGCCCCACTTCCCCGTCTTCCCCGAGTTCAAGAACACCTCCTACATGAAGCGCTATGAGCTCTTCCTGCGCAAGCTCGTCCGGGAAAGGCTCTACGACGCCGCGGCCTTCATCGTCTCTACCGAGAAACAAGGCAAAGCCGGCCAGTACACCGAACCCGCCAAAGACCTCCACGCCCGGCAGTTCTTCGCCAGCTTGGGCGGGCACATTGGAACTTTTTTGGCAGGTCAAACGTATATATGA
- a CDS encoding HNH endonuclease, with protein sequence MVRRIARYRREPADPHGSNRIGCLMVVDPVFFPPSSWVREPSGWHQNIVQGKTLDLSSGEGLRLSMECSDRARGGAALTRDGIETQRFGEPLMIRPRLGQGSFRLAVTDAYESACAITMEHSLPVLDAAHIRPYSEGGEHEISNGLLMRSDIHRLFDKGYVTVSPDMRFQVSGKLKDDFSNGRSYYSLHGQPIHLPNRLQDQPDKLMLDWHNHNLYQG encoded by the coding sequence ATGGTCCGCCGCATCGCCAGATATCGCCGCGAACCGGCGGACCCGCACGGCAGCAATCGGATCGGCTGCCTCATGGTCGTAGACCCAGTCTTCTTCCCCCCATCGTCCTGGGTCAGGGAGCCGTCCGGTTGGCACCAGAATATCGTCCAAGGTAAGACCCTCGATTTATCCAGCGGCGAAGGCCTACGCCTTTCAATGGAGTGTAGCGACAGAGCGCGGGGCGGCGCGGCGCTCACCAGAGATGGCATAGAAACCCAGAGGTTCGGCGAACCCCTCATGATCCGCCCCAGACTTGGGCAGGGTAGTTTCCGCCTCGCTGTCACGGATGCCTATGAGAGTGCCTGCGCCATCACGATGGAGCATTCCTTGCCAGTCCTCGATGCCGCCCACATTCGGCCCTATTCCGAGGGCGGAGAGCATGAGATTTCGAACGGCCTTCTTATGAGGTCCGACATCCACCGCCTCTTCGACAAAGGATACGTGACAGTTTCGCCGGACATGCGTTTTCAAGTAAGTGGTAAACTCAAAGACGATTTCTCCAACGGCCGGAGCTATTACAGCCTGCACGGCCAGCCCATCCATCTGCCCAACCGACTTCAGGACCAGCCTGACAAGCTCATGCTTGATTGGCACAACCACAATCTCTACCAAGGATAA
- a CDS encoding nucleotide pyrophosphohydrolase, which produces MPDRIATLSNAINAFARDRDWEQFHTPKNLAMALSVEASEIVEIFQWLTESQSKDLPAEKVHHLREELADTFIFLLKLANHYKVDLIEAAHQKLEKNAKKYPVEKAKGNAKKYNEF; this is translated from the coding sequence ATGCCTGACAGAATCGCGACCCTCTCCAACGCCATCAATGCATTTGCCCGCGACCGCGACTGGGAACAATTCCACACTCCAAAGAATCTCGCGATGGCCCTCTCAGTTGAGGCCTCCGAAATCGTCGAGATATTCCAATGGCTTACCGAGAGCCAAAGCAAAGACCTTCCCGCCGAGAAAGTCCACCACCTCCGGGAAGAACTCGCGGACACCTTCATCTTTCTCCTAAAGCTCGCGAATCATTACAAGGTCGATCTCATAGAGGCCGCCCACCAAAAACTTGAGAAAAACGCCAAGAAGTATCCCGTTGAGAAGGCCAAGGGAAACGCCAAGAAGTACAACGAGTTCTAA